In Primulina huaijiensis isolate GDHJ02 chromosome 16, ASM1229523v2, whole genome shotgun sequence, a single genomic region encodes these proteins:
- the LOC140961638 gene encoding cytochrome P450 98A2-like: MALPLLILAFLTVFVAYKLYRRFQFKLPPGPRPLPIVGNLYDFKPVLVRCFQDWSKVYGPIVSVFFGSQHSVIVHTPELAKQVLKDNDLQLAYRNRTRQIAKVSRNGMDLIWSDYGPHYVKVRKLCTLELFSMKRIDALRPIREDEVTAMIESIFKDCTENKGKPLVLREYLGMMAFLHITRLTFGKRFMDENGVVDEQGQELKEILHEGIRLSSRKSFFAEFIPLLRFLNKDNEALANVNARTDKFTKIIMEEHTVARQKTGNTKSHFVDALLTLQKEYELSEDTIISLLWDMISAGMDTTSITVEWAMAEMVRNPRVQHKIQEEIDRVVGTDRIMTESDIANLPYLQCTIKECFRMHPPTPLMLPHKASTNVKIGGYDVPKGATVSVNVWALARDPSVWKDPLEFRPERFVEEDVDMKGTDFRLLPFGSGRRICPGAQLAIFLVSSMVGHMMHHFTWTPPPGMKPEDMDMMEQPGTVTYMRTPIQAVATPRLSDNLYKRVT; the protein is encoded by the exons ATGGCGCTACCACTTCTCATCCTCGCATTTCTCACCGTTTTCGTGGCCTACAAACTCTACCGACGCTTCCAATTCAAGCTTCCTCCCGGTCCCCGCCCTCTCCCAATAGTTGGGAACCTGTACGACTTCAAGCCAGTCCTTGTACGCTGCTTCCAAGATTGGTCCAAAGTATACGGACCCATCGTCTCCGTGTTCTTCGGGTCGCAGCACAGCGTTATAGTCCACACCCCTGAGCTGGCAAAACAAGTTTTGAAAGATAATGATCTACAGTTGGCGTACAGGAACAGGACGAGGCAGATTGCGAAGGTCAGCAGAAATGGGATGGATTTGATTTGGTCAGATTATGGGCCTCACTATGTTAAAGTTAGGAAGCTGTGTACGCTTGAGCTTTTCTCGATGAAGAGGATCGATGCGTTGAGACCCATTAGAGAAGATGAGGTCACTGCCATGATTGAATCCATTTTCAAGGACTGTACTG AAAACAAGGGAAAACCTTTGGTGTTGCGCGAGTACTTGGGAATGATGGCGTTTCTTCACATAACGCGACTCACTTTCGGGAAAAGATTCATGGACGAAAATGGTGTCGTTGATGAACAGGGACAAGAATTGAAGGAAATTCTTCACGAGGGGATTAGGTTGAGCTCAAGAAAATCTTTCTTTGCAGAGTTCATCCCTTTGTTACGGTTCTTGAACAAAGACAATGAGGCACTCGCGAACGTTAATGCTCGCACTGACAAATTTACAAAGATAATCATGGAAGAACACACTGTTGCACGACAGAAGACGGGGAATACCAAGAGTCATTTCGTCGATGCGTTGCTAACGCTGCAAAAGGAATACGAACTTAGTGAAGACACCATTATCAGTCTCCTTTGG GATATGATCTCCGCTGGCATGGATACCACTTCTATCACCGTGGAATGGGCGATGGCCGAGATGGTTAGGAACCCGAGGGTTCAACACAAGATTCAGGAGGAGATCGACCGTGTGGTTGGTACAGACCGTATCATGACGGAATCGGATATAGCCAATCTCCCTTACTTGCAATGCACGATAAAGGAATGCTTTAGGATGCACCCTCCAACGCCACTGATGCTCCCTCACAAGGCCAGTACCAATGTCAAGATCGGTGGCTATGATGTCCCGAAAGGAGCCACTGTTAGTGTCAACGTGTGGGCCCTTGCTAGGGATCCTTCGGTGTGGAAAGACCCTCTGGAGTTCAGACCCGAGCGGTTTGTTGAGGAGGATGTTGACATGAAGGGCACCGATTTTCGGCTACTTCCCTTCGGTTCGGGTAGGCGTATATGCCCTGGCGCACAGCTTGCTATATTTTTGGTGAGCTCTATGGTAGGACATATGATGCACCATTTCACCTGGACTCCACCACCGGGAATGAAGCCTGAAGATATGGACATGATGGAGCAACCTGGGACTGTCACTTACATGAGAACTCCTATTCAAGCTGTTGCCACACCAAGATTGTCTGATAATTTATACAAACGTGTGACATAG